One genomic region from Anopheles bellator chromosome 2, idAnoBellAS_SP24_06.2, whole genome shotgun sequence encodes:
- the LOC131210958 gene encoding innexin inx1, with protein MFKLLGGLKQYFKWQDIQTDNIVFRLHNTFTTALLLACSLIITATQYVGNPISCIVGGVPSHVVNTFCWISSTFTMPDAFRRQVGREVAHPGIANDFDDEDAKKYYTYYQWVCFVLFFQAIACYTPKFIWDAVEGGLMRMIVMGLNIGACKEQEKCAKKQVLLDYLLGHLKHHKIYVVRYWVCEALCFINIVVQLWLMNQFFNGEFISYGWDVLQYSDQPQEQRGDPMVYVFPRVTKCNFYKYGPTGSIQKHDAMCILPLNIVNEKTYIFIWFWYIILATLLAGLIIYRAIIIFVPSVRARLLNARNRMVPRDVAKTISDNMDLGDWWIVYMLATNLDPLIYKDIVTELSKRIKLNEPESEEKRMH; from the exons ATGTTCAAGTTACTCGGGGGCCTGAAGCAGTACTTCAAGTGGCAGGACATCCAGACGGACAACATCGTGTTTCGGTTGCACAACACGTTCACCACGGCCTTGCTGCTCGCCTGCAGTCTTATCATCACGGCCACCCAGTATGTGGGCAACCCGATCAGTTGCATTGTCGGCGGCGTGCCGTCCCATGTCGTCAACACGTTTTGCTGGATCTCCAGCACGTTCACCATGCCGGATGCGTTCCGGCGGCAGGTTGGGCGGGAAGTGGCCCATCCCGGTATAGCGAACGACTTTGACGATGAAGATGCGAAAAAATATTACACCTACTACCAATGGGTGTGCTTTGTGCTGTTCTTCCAA GCAATTGCGTGTTACACGCCGAAGTTCATCTGGGACGCCGTCGAGGGTGGACTGATGCGCATGATCGTGATGGGGCTGAACATTGGGGCGTGCAAGGAGCAGGAAAAGTGTGCCAAAAAGCAGGTCCTGCTCGACTATCTGCTCGGCCACCTGAAGCACCACAAGATCTACGTCGTGCGGTACTGGGTCTGCGAGGCGCTGTGCTTCATCAACATCGTCGTCCAGCTGTGGCTGATGAATCAGTTCTTCAACGGAGAGTTCATCTCGTACGGCTGGGATGTGCTCCAGTACTCGGACCAACCACAGGAGCAAAGGGGCGACCCGATGGTGTACGTGTTTCCGCGCGTCACAAAGTGCAACTTCTACAAGTACGGTCCGACCGGAAGCATTCAGAAGCACGACGCCATGTGCATACTGCCGCTGAATATCGTCAACGAGAAAACGTACATTTTCATCTGGTTCTGGTACATCATACTGGCCACGCTTCTCGCGGGACTGATTATCTACAG ggcGATCATCATTTTTGTGCCCTCGGTGCGGGCCCGGTTGCTGaacgcccggaaccggatggtgCCGCGCGATGTTGCGAAAACGATCTCGGACAACATGGACCTCGGCGACTGGTGGATTGTGTACATGCTGGCCACCAATCTCGATCCCCTCATCTACAAAGACATTGTCACGGAACTGTCCAAACGGATAAAGCTAAATGAACCCGAAAGTGAGGAGAAGCGCATGCACTGA
- the LOC131209756 gene encoding innexin inx7 translates to MLNTFSVLSPHFKFKYKFVTIDNLAFKCHYRATFIILLVCTLLVTSRQYIGEHIRCITGGSIPEHVINTFCFFTTTFTVIRHYNETLLQQGSLPHPGVGPMYSEDPTKRHAYYQWVPFVLFLQALTFYAPHKIWRMNEGGRLKKLMEGLHMAKLSEHYLAKDNINIGPKYTLLSRDNVDAKLTAVKNEFFKHIQAHTDWARVHCFCELLNLVNCVLQMVFTHIFLGRQFWDLGPRFLAEDFTGTMDVLDTVFPKVTKCHFYKYGPTGSIQKHDALCVMALNVINEKIFTFLWFWYVLLLTISVLAIVWRLVTLVLHNRWTKLTATILSLASPGRLNPQDVEIVTYRLKFSEWLFLYYLAKNMDGHLFRKVLRGIVDDLQHPATSMSSVNSDPLEEHDQVMSIDTVDGTFDEDDLLNRQTPTKDTRFRYEVEHKKA, encoded by the exons ATGTTGAATACGTTTTCCGTGCTATCGCCACACTTTAAATTTAAGTACAAGTTTGTGACGATCGACAATTTGGCGTTCAAGTGCCACTACCGTGCCACGTTCATCATACTGCTGGTGTGCACCCTGCTCGTCACCTCCAG ACAGTACATTGGAGAGCACATCCGGTGTATCACGGGCGGGTCCATACCGGAGCATGTCATCAAcacgttttgctttttcaccaccacgtTCACCGTGATCCGGCACTACAATGAGACGCTGCTACAGCAAGGAAGTCTGCCCCATCCGGGAGTGGGTCCCATGTACAGCGAAGATCCGACGAAACGCCATGCGTACTATCAGTGGGTGCCGTTTGTCCTGTTCTTGCAGGCACTAACGTTCTACGCACCGCACAAGATATGGCGCATGAATGAAG GTGGACGACTGAAGAAACTGATGGAAGGATTGCACATGGCCAAACTCAGTGAGCACTATTTGGCCAAGGACAACATCAACATCGGGCCGAAGTACACGCTCCTGTCGCGGGATAACGTCGACGCGAAATTAACCGCCGTAAAGAATGAgttttttaaacacattcaaGCGCATACGGATTGGGCGCGGGTGCACTGCTTTTGCGAGTTGCTCAACTTGGTCAATTGCGTGCTACAAATGGTGTTCACGCACATCTTCCTGGGACGCCAGTTCTGGGACCTGGGACCACGCTTCCTAGCCGAAGATTTCACCGGCACGATGGACGTGCTGGACACCGTGTTCCCGAAGGTAACCAAGTGCCACTTCTACAAGTACGGTCCGACCGGAAGCATTCAGAAGCACGACGCATTGTGCGTGATGGCGCTGAACGTGATCAATGAGAAAATCTTCACCTTCCTCTGGTTCTGGtacgtgttgttgttgacgatCTCCGTACTGGCGATCGTCTGGCGATTGGTCACCTTAGTGCTACACAACAG ATGGACCAAGCTTACCGCGACTATACTGTCGCTAGCGAGCCCCGGGAGACTGAATCCGCAGGACGTGGAGATCGTTACGTACCGGTTGAAGTTCAGCGAATGGCTGTTCCTGTACTACCTGGCCAAAAACATGGACGGCCACCTGTTCCGCAAAGTTCTACGAGGAATCGTTGACGATCTACAGCACCCGGCGACGAGCATGAGTTCGGTGAACAGCGATCCGCTCGAGGAGCACGATCAGGTGATGAGTATCGATACAGTTGACGGGACTTTCGACGAGGACGATCTCCTAAACCGTCAGACACCTACAAAGGATACCCGGTTCAGATACGAGGTAGAACACAAGAAAGCTTAG
- the LOC131207304 gene encoding glutamate [NMDA] receptor subunit 1, which produces MKKFVRMLPLSCLLLMSLVVPQALLAQKPTGSENPSYYNIGGVLSNNESESHFATVIAHLNFDQQYVPRGTTYYDKTIRIDKNPIKTALNVCKHLISRRVYAVVVSHEPTGDLSPAAVSYTSGFYQIPVIGISSRDAAFSDKNIHVSFLRTVPPYYHQADVWLEILSHFGYTKVIIIHSSDTDGRAVLGRFQTTSQTNYDDIDVRATVESIVEFEPKLDSFSSYLMDMKTAQSRVYLLYASQEDAHVIFRDAAIHNMTDYGHIWIVTEQALSANNTPIGIIGLKLNNAENETDHIKDAIYILASAIKEMTVNETITEAPKDCDDSGAIWESGKRLFGYLKTRNIRGQTGQVAFDDNGDRMYAEYDVINVHENHSFVKVGSFHYDSEKRKMRLKINDSSITWPGNTGKKPEGIMIPTHLKVLTIEEKPFVYARKLLDDEIDCADDEVVCPHFNISNGNEQEYCCKGYCIDLLKALAQRINFTYDLALSPDGQFGHYQLKNHTTGIGTTVKKEWNGLIGELVVERADLIVAPLTINPERAEFIEFSKPFKYQGITILEKKPSRSSTLVSFLQPFSNTLWILVMVSVHVVALVLYLLDRFSPFGRFKLHGGNDGTEEDALNLSSAIWFAWGVLLNSGIGEGTPRSFSARVLGMVWAGFAMIIVASYTANLAAFLVLERPKTKLTGINDARLRNTMENLTCATVKGSSVDMYFRRQVELSNMYRTMEANNYDTAEQAIQDVKDGKLMAFIWDSSRLEYEASKDCELVTAGELFGRSGYGIGLQKGSPWTDAVTLAILDFHESGFMESLDKEWIFHGNVQQCEQFEKTPNTLGLKNMAGVFILVGAGIVGGIGLIIIEVVYKKHQIKKQKKMEIARHAADKWRGTIEKRKTLRASLAMQRQYNVGLNSVSKSVSQNCEKSRYPILPPLPRTPERAWTKDQEYIVNRKNNNSNKPPPRYMPTYATDVSHLIV; this is translated from the exons ATGAAGAAGTTCGTCCGAATGCTACCTCTTTCCTGTTTGCTGCTCATGAGCCTCGTGGTGCCACAGGCGCTGCTGGCCCAGAAACCGACCGGCAGCGAGAATCCTTCGTACTACAACATCGGCGGGGTGCTGAGCAACAATGAAAGTGAATCTCACTTCGCCACCGTCATTGCC CATCTGAACTTTGACCAACAGTACGTGCCCCGCGGGACGACCTATTACGACAAGACGATTCGGATCGATAAAAATCCGATCAAAACGGCACTCaatgtttgtaaacatttgatCTCGCGGAGG GTATACGCCGTGGTAGTATCACACGAACCAACCGGAGACCTCTCTCCGGCAGCGGTTAGCTACACGAGTGGCTTCTACCAGATCCCGGTGATCGGAATTTCGTCCCGAGATGCTGCGTTTTCCGATAAAAACATTCACGTGTCGTTCCTGCGGACCGTTCCGCCCTACTACCATCAGGCGGACGTGTGGTTAGAAATTTTGAGTCACTTTGGCTACACGAAG GTTATAATCATACACAGTTCCGATACGGACGGAAGGGCCGTGCTGGGTCGCTTTCAGACCACCTCACAAACCAACTACGACGATATCGATGTGCGGGCAACGGTTGAGTCGATCGTCGAATTCGAGCCGAAGCTGGATAGCTTTAGCTCGTACCTCATGGACATGAAAACGGCTCAATCACGTGTCTACCTACTATACGCAAG CCAAGAGGACGCGCACGTTATATTCCGCGACGCTGCCATCCACAACATGACCGACTATGGGCACATCTGGATCGTGACCGAGCAGGCGCTCAGTGCCAACAACACCCCGATCGGAATTATCGGACTGAAGCTGAACAAtgcagaaaacgaaaccgatcaCATTAAG GATGCTATCTATATTCTGGCATCCGCCATCAAGGAAATGACGGTGAACGAAACTATTACCGAAGCGCCGAAGGATTGCGACGATTCGGGTGCCATTTGGGAATCGG GTAAACGCTTGTTTGGGTACTTGAAGACGCGTAACATACGCGGACAGACGGGCCAAGTGGCGTTCGACGATAACGGTGACCGTATGTACGCCGAGTACGACGTTATCAACGTTCACGAGAACCATTCGTTCGTAAAAGTTGGCAGTTTCCATTACGATTCG GAGAAGCGAAAGATGCGTTTGAAGATTAACGACAGCAGCATCACCTGGCCGGGCAATACGGGTAAGAAACCGGAAGGCATCATGATACCGACCCATCTGAAAGTGCTCACGATCGAAGAGAAACCGTTCGTGTACGCTCGCAAGCTTCTCGATGACGAGATCGACTGTGCTGACGATGAGGTGGTGTGTCCTCATTTTAACATTTCAAATGGAAATG AGCAAGAGTACTGCTGCAAAGGATACTGTATCGATCTGCTGAAAGCCCTCGCCCAGCGCATCAACTTCACCTACGATCTAGCCCTTTCGCCCGATGGCCAGTTCGGGCACTATCAGCTGAAGAACCATACGACCGGCATTGGTACCACGGTGAAAAAGGAATGGAACGGGCTGATCGGTGAGCTCGTGGTGGAACGGGCCGATCTGATTGTCGCACCACTCACGATCAACCCGGAGCGGGCCGAGTTTATCGAGTTCTCGAAACCATTCAAGTACCAGGGCATCACGATCCTGGAGAAGAAACCGTCACGCTCCAGTACGCTCGTGTCCTTCTTGCAACCGTTCAGCAACACCCTGTGGATCCTGGTGATGGTCTCGGTGCACGTAGTGGCGCTTGTGCTGTACCTGTTGGACCGTTTCTCCCCCTTCGGACGGTTCAAGCTGCACGGCGGGAACGATGGCACGGAGGAGGATGCGTTGAACCTTAGTTCGGCCATTTGGTTCGCCTGGGGTGTGCTTCTGAACAGTGGAATCGGAGAGGGAACCCCAAGGAGCTTCTCGGCGCGTGTTCTAG GAATGGTGTGGGCTGGCTTTGCGATGATCATCGTCGCTTCGTACACTGCCAATCTGGCCGCCTTCCTCGTGCTGGAGCGTCCCAAAACTAAGCTGACCGGTATCAACGATGCACGGCTGCGTAATACGATGGAAAATCTGACCTGCGCGACGGTGAAGGGTTCCTCGGTCGATATGTACTTCCGGCGGCAGGTGGAACTGTCCAACATGTACCGTACGATGGAAGCCAACAACTATGATACCGCCGAGCAGGCCATCCAGGATGTAAAGGATGG TAAACTCATGGCCTTCATCTGGGACTCGTCCCGCCTGGAGTACGAAGCGTCCAAGGATTGTGAGCTCGTTACGGCCGGTGAGCTGTTCGGTCGCAGCGGTTACGGAATTGGACTGCAGAAAGGGTCACCGTGGACCGATGCCGTCACGCTGGCGATACTGGACTTCCACGAGAGCGGCTTCATGGAGTCGCTCGATAAGGAATGGATCTTCCACGGTAACGTGCAGCAGTGCGAACAGTTTGAAAAGACGCCCAACACGCTCGGACTCAAGAATATGGCCGGTGTATTTATACTGGTTGGTGCCGGAATCGTCGGTGGCATCGGGCTGATTATCATCGAGGTGGTCTACAAAAAGCACCAGAttaagaagcagaaaaaaatggaaatcgcTCGTCACGCGGCCGACAAATGGCGTGGTACAATAGAG aaaaggaaaacactgCGCGCTTCCCTGGCCATGCAGCGCCAGTACAACGTGGGGCTAAACTCGGTATCGAAGTCGGTCAGTCAGAACTGTGAAAAATCCCGCTATCCAATactgccaccgctgccgcgCACACCGGAACGGGCCTGGACAAAGGATCAGGAGTATATCGTTAATCGCAAGAACAACAACTCGAACAAACCTCCGCCACGCTACATGCCAACGTACGCCACCGATGTGTCCCACTTGATAGTTTAA